The following is a genomic window from Candidatus Tumulicola sp..
CTTTGGCGACGTTCATCACGTTGAAGCGCCCGCGCGAGCGCATGCTGACGCGGAAACTGCCGTCCTCCGCTTCCTTGAACAGCGCGGAGACTTCGCACTTGTCGACGGCGCGCAACGCGCCGACCACATCCTCAAGGTCATCGTGCGTCGCGCCGTGCTCCTCAAGCATTTTTTGAGTGACGACGGTGTAGCAGATGCCGTCGGGCGTCAGCACGGCCGTCTGCAGCGCGAGCCCGAGCAGTTGTTGGCCGCCGAAGGGCCGTGTTTGGTAAAGCTGTTCGGTGATGCGATCCTTGTCGGCGCCGGCGTCCATGAGCGCGGCGCCGATGCGCATGGTGTCAGGCGTCGCGTTGCTATACATGAAGCAGCCCGTATCCGATAAGACGGCGCTGAGCAGGCACGAAGCGATGTCCGGCGTGACCTCGATCTTCAGCCCGGCGATGAGGTGCAGCACGAGCACGCCCGTTGCCGCTTCGGTGTCGCGCACGTAGTTCCAACGACCGAAGTGGGTGTTGCTCAGGTGGTGGTCGATATTGACGATGCGTTCCTGAGGTACCCACGCGAGCGCCTCGCCCGCGCGCTTCTGATCGCTCATGTCGAAGAAGATGAACACCGCGTCGTCACTCACGCCCTCGAACGTGCGCTGCGTCAGCCCCGATTCAGGCAGGAAACGAAGGTTCGGGGGAACGTCGTCGTCGAGAAAATAGACGACGCGTTTGTTCATGCGCTTGAGCGCTAAGCCGAGCGCGAAGCCACTGGCCAGCACGTCGCAGTCCGGGTTCTCGTGCGCGCACATGACGAATTGGTCGTGATCGCGCAAGCAATCGAGCACATCAGTCGCGACGGCCGGATCGACGGGCAGCGTGCGACCGTTACTCTTTGCCGCTTGCACGAGCTTCATCTTTTCGCTTCACCTCATCGATCAACGTGCTCATCTTCACGCCGCGTGCAATCGAGTCGTCGCGCACGAAGGTCAGCGTGGGCGTGCGCCGCATGCGCAAGCGCTTCGCGAGCTCCATGCTAAGAAACCCGGCCGCCGACGTCAAGCCGCGCATGGTCTGGCCCGCTTCGCGTGCCTCGCCCATGGGACTTGCGAACACACGCGCGCTGCGCAAGTCCGGGCTCACCGAACACCCGGTGATGGTGACGAAGCCGACCCGCGGATCTTTCAATTCTTTCAGCAACAGCTCGCTGAGCTCGCGCATGATCTCATGCTCGACCTGCTCGAGCCGCTGGCTTTTGGCTCCGGGCCCTGGCGTCAAGCTACTGTATCCCACACAAATGTTTGCTGTCTAGTCCTGGGCGACGTCTTCATCGTCCTCGAGCCAGGCGCGCGCCTTTTCGTCGCGGGCGATCGAGATCGCCCAAGTTCGGATCGCCTCGGCTCGGTCGGCGTCGCCGCATTCGTTCAGCGTGTCCACCAGCTGCGACGCCGCGGCCGCCCACTGCTCGTCCGGGTCGTCCACCCCGAGCAGCACCGACGCCGCGAGGTGCGCGACCGCGTTGGGCCAGCGTCGCAAGGTTGCGAGCGCAGCGCCGATGTCGCCATGCAGACCTGCCGCGCTTGGAAAGCGTTCAAGACCCTGGCGGAGTAGATGCTCCTCGCGCTCGTCGTTGCCCAGCTCCAAACACAGCGACGCCATCAATTGGACGCCGTCGGGCGACAGCTCGCCTGCGGCCTCGACCGGCTCGAGCAATTCCAGAGCGCGGCGCAGCTCGGTGCGCTGGGTAGGCGTCCAAGGTTCGTCGGCGTCTCCGTGCGCGACGATGACGTTGAAGTAGATCTCGTGGGCTTGTTCGACGACGTCGTTATCGCTCATCATTTCACCGAGAGTTTCCGAGCTTCGCTCGGAACGCTACAGAGGTTTTGCGTTAGGCTGGGGCGGCGACTTGCTCCATCGCGAAGGCCTCGATGACGTCGCCTTCCTTGATATCGTTGAAGTTCTCGATCGCCATGCCGCACTCGTAACCCTCCGCAACCTCGCGCGCGTCGTCTTTGAAGCGCTTGAGCGAGGCCAGCTTGCCCTCGTAGATCTGCACGCTGTCGCGCAGCACCCGGACGCCTGCGTCGCGAGTGATCTTGCCGCTCTTGACATAGCAACCGGCAATCGTGCCGACCTTGCCCACCTTGAATATCTTGCGCACTTCCGCCTGACCAAGCACGACCTCGCGCACTTGCGGCTTGAGCATGCCGGCGATGGCCGCTTTGACGTCGTCGATCGCGTTGTAGATGACGTCGTAGAGCCGCACGTCGACGCCCTCGGTCTCAGCCTTGCGCGAAATCGCCGCGTCCGGCCGGATGTTGAAGCCGATGATGATCGCAGCCGACGCGCTTGCCAACATGACGTCGGCTTCGTTGATGCCGCCGACGCCGGCGTGGAGGACGCGCGTGCGCACTTCTTCATTGGCGAGGCCGTCGAGCTGCGTGCGCAGCGCTTCGACCGAACCCTGCGCATCCGCCCGGATGATGAGGTTGAGCTCTTTGATGCCGCCCTCTTTGGCCTGCGCGAGGAATCCGTCGAGCGTCACCGTGCGGCGCGTCGTCGCCATACGCTGCTCGCGCTTGCGCTGCGAGCGCTTGGCGGCGAGTTCGCGCGCATCGCGCTCGTCGGAGACGACTTCGAGCACGTCGCCGGCGGCGGGGACGTCGGAAAGACCCATGATTTCGGCCGGAATCGACGGCCCGGCGCGTTTGATCGGCTCCAGTTTGTCGTCGAAGAGCGCGCGCACGCGTCCCCAGGTCGAGCCGACGACGATGATGTCGCCCGCGCGCAGCGTGCCGTTCTTGACGAGCGCGGTGGCGACGGGGCCGCGCGAGCGATCCAGCCGCGCTTCGATTATCACGCCTTGCGCGCGGCGATTCTTGTTGGCGCGCAGCTCGAGCAGGTCGGCGTTGAGCAGCACCATCTCGAGCAGCTCGTCGATGCCGGTCTTCTGCTTGGCCGACACCGGAATGAATTGCGTCTGGCCGCCCCAATCTTCGGGCTGCAGGCCGAGTTCCGAAAGCTGCTGCTTGACCCGATCGGCGTTGGCGTCGGGCCTATCCATCTTATTGATGGCGACGACGATCGGCACGCCGGCCGCCTTGGCGTGGTTCATCGCTTCAATGGTTTGCGGCATCACGCCGTCGTCGGCCGCCACGACCAGGATCGCGACGTCGGTCACCTTTGCGCCGCGCGCGCGCATCTCCGTGAACGCTTCGTGACCCGGCGTATCGATGAACGTCACTTTGCGATCGCCGTACTCCACGGTGTACGCGCCGATGCGCTGCGTGATTCCGCCTGCTTCTCCGGCGGCTACCTTGGTGGAGCGAATGGCGTCGAGCAGCGACGTCTTGCCGTGGTCGACGTGACCAAGCACGGTGACGACCGGCGGGCGCGGCGTGAGCGAACCGGCCGGATCCGACTCCACGACGATTTCCGGCAGCGCTTCCTCGCCGACTTCCTTGACGATGAGATTGAAACCGAATTTGCGCGCGACCTGGGAGGCGACGTCGGGCGCGATGTGCTGATTGATGGTCGCCATGATGCCCGTACGGATGAGCTGCGCGATCACCTGGCCGGCCGGTATTTCCATCGCCGCGGCGAGCTGCTGCACGGTGATGAGGTCCGGAATCGGCAGATCTTTGAGAATTTCCGGTTCTGCGACGGGCACGCTGACCTGCGCGGCCTTCGTGCGCGGCTGCGACTTCTTGAGCAGCGCCTCGCGCTCGCGCTCCTTGCGATCGCGCTCGAGCTCCTCGCGCGACTTCTTGCGCGTTCCCGGGGCTGGACCGGCGCTCGGCATCGGTGCGGTGCCCGTGCGACCACCCGGTGCGGGCCGGCCTCCGGCCATGCCCGGCCGGAACGTTCCCGGTCGGCTGACGCCGGGGCGCATGCCGGTTCCCGGACCTGCCGGACGACCCGGCATTCCAGGACGTATGCCTGGGCGCATCGGTGCCGGCGGCGGCGCGGATGCGGCGGGTTTGACGACGGTGGGGATCGGCGCGGCCGGATCAGCCGACGCGGCCGGGATGACTTTCGGATGCGGCGCCGGGCGTGGCGCTTTCTTGTCGCGCGTGGGAACCGGCTTGAGTTTGGCGGTCGGCTCTTCCGGTGCCGGCGGCGCTTCGACCTTCGCAGCTGCAGGCGCGGCCGCTTTGGGCGCGGCGGCGGATTCTTTGGCCTTGGCGGGCGCTTTGGTCGCGGCGGCTCCGTTGCCCGTTGCGACCTTCGGCACGACTTTGACGGTGCGAGCGACTTCCGCGAGATTTCCGGACAGCACGCCTTTGACGATGCGCGCGCGGTGCTCGTCGATGGCGCTCATATGCGTGGACGCGCGGATGCCGACCTTGCCCAGCAGGGCAATGGTCTCTGCGCTGGTGAGGTTCAGCTCTTTTGCGAGCTCGTGTACGCGTACGACTGCCATTTAGATTGTTATTTGGTTTCCTTTTCCGGGGCTAAAGCCCCGGCACTACACCACTGAGCGGGCGCGACGTCCGCTGTCAGCAGGCCCTTATATCGTTTGTTTTTCTTCAAGTGCCCCATGCACTCCGGCGAACACAGGTAAGCGCCCCGGCCGGGCTGCCGTGCCGGCGGGTCGACCAACCAACTGCCGTCATGGGATCGGACGAACCGCAAGAGCCGGTGCTTCTCCGCCCGCGTCCGGCACCCGACGCATTGGCGGAACGGCACGTGGCGGCGGGCGTCGCCGTCACTCTGCAGGTCCACTCTTTTCGGAACCGTCTGCCGCATCCCCCGTCGCGGCGGCCGCCTCGGCCGTATCGCCTTCCACCTCTTCGCCGCCTTCGTCCACGCGCTGCAGTTCCTGCAGCCGGCGGATGAGCGCTTCGTCTTCAGCCAACATCTCCGGCGTGAGTTCGACGCCCGCTTCCTGCGCGGCGACTTCCGCCATCGCGGCGACCTCTTCTTCTTCTTTGGCCTCGTCCACGCGCTGCGATTGCAGCTCCACCCAGCGCTCTTCGTTGTGGATGTCGATGCGCCAACCGGTGAGCCGCGCAGCGAGGCGGACGTTTTGACCTTCTTTGCCGATGGCCAGCGAGAGTTGGTAGTCCGGCACGACCGCTTCGGCCAGATGCTGGCGCTCGTTGAGGTGGACTTGGATCACCTTGGCGGGCTGCAGCGCATTGACGACGTAGGTGGCGGGATCGGCCGCCCACTGGATCACGTCGATCTTCTCGCCGTGCAGCTCGTCGGAGATATTGTTGATGCGCGAACTGCGCGGCCCGAGGCACGCGCCGACCGCGTCGATGTCCTCTTCCTCGGTGTAGACGGAGACTTTGGAGCGCGAGCCGGGTTCGCGCGAGATGTCCTTGATCTCGACCAAGCCCTGCGCCACTTCTGGGATCTCGGTTTCGAACAGCCGGCGCACGACGTTGGGATGCGCGCGCGAGACTACGATCTGCGGTCCCTTGTTGGTGCGACGCGCCTCCATGACGTAGACGCGCACGCGCGTGCCGATGCGATACGATTCGTGCGGCACCTGTTCGGACAGCGGCAGGATCGCCTCGGCCTTGCCGAGGTCGATGAACATGTTGCGCTGTTCGTAGCGCAACACCGTGCCGCTGATCAGGTTGTCGATGCGGTCGTTGTATTCATCGAAGATCATGTCGCGCTCGGCCTCGCGGATGCGCTGCACGATGACCTGTTTGGCGGTCTGTGCGGCGATGCGGCCGAATTCTTTGGGCGTGACCTCGATGTCGAAATTATCGCTGGCCTTGTATTGGGGCCCGGCGTCTGCGAGGCTGATCTCGATCGACGGATCGGCGACTTCG
Proteins encoded in this region:
- a CDS encoding bifunctional oligoribonuclease/PAP phosphatase NrnA yields the protein MQAAKSNGRTLPVDPAVATDVLDCLRDHDQFVMCAHENPDCDVLASGFALGLALKRMNKRVVYFLDDDVPPNLRFLPESGLTQRTFEGVSDDAVFIFFDMSDQKRAGEALAWVPQERIVNIDHHLSNTHFGRWNYVRDTEAATGVLVLHLIAGLKIEVTPDIASCLLSAVLSDTGCFMYSNATPDTMRIGAALMDAGADKDRITEQLYQTRPFGGQQLLGLALQTAVLTPDGICYTVVTQKMLEEHGATHDDLEDVVGALRAVDKCEVSALFKEAEDGSFRVSMRSRGRFNVMNVAKALGGGGHFRAAGAPVAGPKEAAVQTALSAIRKEMNVVPGL
- the nusA gene encoding transcription termination factor NusA — encoded protein: MAPRKTLKKAAAGGNGSTVAAPATANPELIAALQDLERDRGLSFEVLIEALEAALVSAYKRNFAREAETHGNPVVIIDRNDGSYRVFARRSVVDEVADPSIEISLADAGPQYKASDNFDIEVTPKEFGRIAAQTAKQVIVQRIREAERDMIFDEYNDRIDNLISGTVLRYEQRNMFIDLGKAEAILPLSEQVPHESYRIGTRVRVYVMEARRTNKGPQIVVSRAHPNVVRRLFETEIPEVAQGLVEIKDISREPGSRSKVSVYTEEEDIDAVGACLGPRSSRINNISDELHGEKIDVIQWAADPATYVVNALQPAKVIQVHLNERQHLAEAVVPDYQLSLAIGKEGQNVRLAARLTGWRIDIHNEERWVELQSQRVDEAKEEEEVAAMAEVAAQEAGVELTPEMLAEDEALIRRLQELQRVDEGGEEVEGDTAEAAAATGDAADGSEKSGPAE
- the infB gene encoding translation initiation factor IF-2 encodes the protein MAVVRVHELAKELNLTSAETIALLGKVGIRASTHMSAIDEHRARIVKGVLSGNLAEVARTVKVVPKVATGNGAAATKAPAKAKESAAAPKAAAPAAAKVEAPPAPEEPTAKLKPVPTRDKKAPRPAPHPKVIPAASADPAAPIPTVVKPAASAPPPAPMRPGIRPGMPGRPAGPGTGMRPGVSRPGTFRPGMAGGRPAPGGRTGTAPMPSAGPAPGTRKKSREELERDRKEREREALLKKSQPRTKAAQVSVPVAEPEILKDLPIPDLITVQQLAAAMEIPAGQVIAQLIRTGIMATINQHIAPDVASQVARKFGFNLIVKEVGEEALPEIVVESDPAGSLTPRPPVVTVLGHVDHGKTSLLDAIRSTKVAAGEAGGITQRIGAYTVEYGDRKVTFIDTPGHEAFTEMRARGAKVTDVAILVVAADDGVMPQTIEAMNHAKAAGVPIVVAINKMDRPDANADRVKQQLSELGLQPEDWGGQTQFIPVSAKQKTGIDELLEMVLLNADLLELRANKNRRAQGVIIEARLDRSRGPVATALVKNGTLRAGDIIVVGSTWGRVRALFDDKLEPIKRAGPSIPAEIMGLSDVPAAGDVLEVVSDERDARELAAKRSQRKREQRMATTRRTVTLDGFLAQAKEGGIKELNLIIRADAQGSVEALRTQLDGLANEEVRTRVLHAGVGGINEADVMLASASAAIIIGFNIRPDAAISRKAETEGVDVRLYDVIYNAIDDVKAAIAGMLKPQVREVVLGQAEVRKIFKVGKVGTIAGCYVKSGKITRDAGVRVLRDSVQIYEGKLASLKRFKDDAREVAEGYECGMAIENFNDIKEGDVIEAFAMEQVAAPA
- the rbfA gene encoding 30S ribosome-binding factor RbfA encodes the protein MTPGPGAKSQRLEQVEHEIMRELSELLLKELKDPRVGFVTITGCSVSPDLRSARVFASPMGEAREAGQTMRGLTSAAGFLSMELAKRLRMRRTPTLTFVRDDSIARGVKMSTLIDEVKRKDEARASGKE